One Plasmodium vinckei vinckei genome assembly, chromosome: PVVCY_09 genomic region harbors:
- a CDS encoding protein YIPF6, putative: MATKTMQYTNYEFTMDEPIQDTLIRDAKSIYKNILQSCFHQYDNDNIVKKWDLWGSFIVYVTLSIIIFLDKEILDKKNTFAYFFVIFMVGHILVSLNLSLLHIKIHFFQSLCIISYSLFPIVFSSFINMFIPCKMLQLLFSIISTVWSSYNCILILGKFTKNNRLMISFFPICLFQFFIATLLLIK; this comes from the exons ATGGCAACAAAga cGATGCAATACACTAATTATGAGTTCACCATGGATGAACCAATTCAAGATACGCTg ATACGAGATGCAAAAAGTATTTATAAGAACATATTACAGTCTTGCTTTCATCAATACGacaatgataatatagtgaaaaaat gGGATTTATGGGGATCTTTTATTGTTTATGTAACCTTATcaat aattatatttttggatAAGGAGATATTGGACAAGAAGAACAcatttgcatatttttttgtcatttttaTGGTTGGGCATATTTTAGTTTCCTTAAATTTGTCTTTactacatataaaaat acatttttttcagtCATTATGCATTATTAGCTACTCTTTATTTCCAATAGTATTTTCctcatttattaatatgtttataccCTGTAAAATGCTCCagcttttattttcaataatatCCACAGTATGGTCATCCTACA ATTGTATCCTTATTTTAGGAAAAttcacaaaaaataatagattAATGATTTCTTTTTTCCCAATTTGCttatttcaattttttatagctacacttttgttaattaaataa